The following DNA comes from Tunturibacter psychrotolerans.
TTCGTCGGTGGTCCGCGAAGCACTCCACGTCCTGCCATGAACGATGACGTAGTTCTCGGCAAGACTGAGGACTCGGGCGGCCAACTCATACCGCTCGCTCTTTCCGCAGACGCTCGCGATCGCGGCTATTCGCTCCTGTTTCGGGCACCCGCCAGGAGCTATGTGGATGCCCGGTTCAGCCTCTATCTGAAGGGTGTTGTCTTCGAAGGGAGGACGCTCTTCGCATTCTTCCGGCCCCCTGTTCTTGGCGGCGGAGGTTCATTCCTGGTCCTATTGCCGATCGCTTGTTTCAAGGATGTTCAACGCCAGAAACAGTTGAAGTACGGGCGTCGCCTCAAAGGCCCGGAGATGCTGACGCCGCAACAATTCAACAAGACCGTGAAGGGCGACGGCGTCGGCTTCAAGACGAACGACATGACTCCTATGCTCCGCATCCCCATGCGTGCCGAGGCGCAGCACATGCAGATAATCGGGGACACCGGCGCTGGCAAGTCCGCGCTCATGTTTCAGGTGCTCCGTCAGGTACAAAGCCGTGGCGATGCGGCCATCGTGTATGACCCTGCCCGCGAGTTCGTGAAGCGCTTCTATAGCGTTTCCAACCAATCCGCCCCACGTCGAGTATCTCGTTCTGATCCGTGATGCCAAAAAGGTGTCGGCTGGAATCGATCACAAGGCCTTGCTCGTTTCCAAACACAAC
Coding sequences within:
- a CDS encoding type IV secretion system DNA-binding domain-containing protein translates to MAKTVWGRKETVIWPRHMPIYTYAVAFGVAFLTFIAVCVRIHLATPLERYCLPAYERSSAFGSVMKSHKSTYRLLFVGGPRSTPRPAMNDDVVLGKTEDSGGQLIPLALSADARDRGYSLLFRAPARSYVDARFSLYLKGVVFEGRTLFAFFRPPVLGGGGSFLVLLPIACFKDVQRQKQLKYGRRLKGPEMLTPQQFNKTVKGDGVGFKTNDMTPMLRIPMRAEAQHMQIIGDTGAGKSALMFQVLRQVQSRGDAAIVYDPAREFVKRFYSVSNQSAPRRVSRSDP